A part of Kitasatospora acidiphila genomic DNA contains:
- a CDS encoding ATP-binding protein, whose product MPNQPFTTTVSFSPRAPRSVGRARHAFRADADAWGIPEDIADTAELLLSELLTNACRYAKYPPGRDISATWTLAPTTGLLRIEVSDANRRLPKPRQATADDEAGRGLEILDALAAAWGTDVRPYGIGKTVWCELKLPTSLTT is encoded by the coding sequence ATGCCCAATCAGCCCTTCACCACCACCGTCTCCTTCTCCCCCCGCGCTCCCCGCAGCGTCGGCCGCGCCCGGCACGCCTTCCGGGCCGATGCCGACGCCTGGGGCATCCCCGAGGACATCGCCGACACGGCGGAACTGCTCCTCTCCGAGCTCCTCACCAACGCCTGCCGCTACGCCAAGTACCCTCCCGGCCGCGACATCTCCGCCACCTGGACCCTCGCCCCCACCACCGGCCTCCTCCGCATCGAGGTCTCGGACGCCAACCGCCGCCTCCCCAAGCCTCGCCAGGCCACCGCCGACGACGAGGCCGGCCGCGGCCTGGAGATCCTCGACGCCCTCGCCGCCGCCTGGGGCACGGACGTCCGCCCGTACGGGATCGGCAAAACGGTCTGGTGCGAGCTCAAGCTGCCGACCAGCCTCACCACTTGA